In Pseudorasbora parva isolate DD20220531a chromosome 20, ASM2467924v1, whole genome shotgun sequence, a single window of DNA contains:
- the LOC137049327 gene encoding zinc finger protein OZF-like: MEFIKEESEDIKMVIIKEESEEDIKMEFIKKESEDVKIEETLRVKHEETKEQTDLIVLKEESEVLNEMEEKERYKYHDFITRGKTFSCSQTEKTRKSGEKKITRSKFTCKQCGKHYTAKRSLDRHIKNHNGEKPYTCQHCGKSFTLKGSLKRHIRIHTGEKPYTCPQCGKSFTDKGSLNSHMRVHTGETPYTCPQCGKILSSKNILKIHMRIHTGEKPYSCPQCGKRFIDKRNLDKHMNVHTGEKSYTCPQCGKRFADKRSFDRHMRVHTGEKPYTCLQCGKSFSQMGHFKVHMRVHTGEKPYTCLRCGKSFSQMGHFKVHMRIHAGEKPFTCGHSG; this comes from the exons AtggagtttattaaagaggagagtgaagacataAAGATGGTGATaattaaagaggagagtgaagaagACATAAAGATGGAGTTCATTAAAAAGGAGAGTGAAGATGTGAAAATTGAAGAAACTTTGAGAGTGAAACATGAAGAAACTAAGGAACAAACAG ACCTGATAGTGCtgaaagaggagagtgaagtaCTGAATGAAATGGAAGAGAAAGAGCGATATAAGTATCATGATTTCATAACAAGAGGAAAAACGTTTAGTTGCTCACAGACTGAAAAGACACGAAAAAGTGGTGAAAAGAAAATAACTAGAAGTAAGTTCACCTGCAAACAGTGTGGAAAGcattacactgcaaaaagaAGCCTTGACAGACACATAAAAAATCACAacggagagaagccttacacctgccaacactgtggaaagagtttcactctaAAAGGAAGCCTTAAAAGACACATAAGAATTCACacaggagagaagccttacacctgccctcagtgtggaaagagtttcactgaTAAAGGAAGCCTTAACagccacatgagagttcacactggagagacgCCCTACAcatgccctcagtgtggaaagattTTAAGTAGTAAAAATATCCTTAAaatccacatgagaattcacactggagagaagccttactcctgccctcagtgtggaaagagattTATTGACAAACGAAACCTTGACAAGCACATGAacgttcacactggagagaaatcTTACAcctgccctcagtgtggaaagagattTGCTGACAAACGAAGCTTTGACagacacatgagagttcacactggagagaaaccttacaCATGTCtgcagtgtggaaagagtttcagtcaAATGGGACACtttaaagtccacatgagagttcacactggagagaaaccgtacACATGTCTGcggtgtggaaagagtttcagtcaAATGGGACACtttaaagtccacatgagaattcatgcaggagagaagccgttcacaTGTGGTCACTCTGGGTAA
- the LOC137049908 gene encoding gastrula zinc finger protein XlCGF7.1-like — translation MKEESEDIMMAFMKEESEDIKMVFIEDESEDVKIEETLGVKHEETEEQTELMTLKEDGEVLNQMEEKDQYKNHDFITRDETFCCSQAEKTSSQKSAKNKGTRSPFTCPCGKSFNQKGNLKIHMRIHTGENPFMCPQCGKRFYVKGNLKKHMRVHTGEKPYTCTQCGSNFSEKGSLDRHKRIHTGEKPYTCSQCGKSFTQKQGLNSHMRIHTEKKLHMPRHIVPFGNVSVLWP, via the exons AtgaaagaggagagtgaagacataATGATGGCGTTTAtgaaagaggagagtgaagacataAAGATGGTGTTTATTGAAGACGAGAGTGAAGATgtgaagattgaagaaacattgggtgtgaaacatgaagaaactgaggaacaaacag AACTGATGACCCTGAAAGAGGACGGTGAGGTGCTGAATCAAATGGAAGAGAAAGATCAATATAAGAATCATGATTTCATTACAAGAGATGAAACATTTTGTTGCTCACAGGCTGAAAAAACTTCCTCACAAAAAAGTGCTAAAAATAAGGGAACTAGAAGTCCTTTCACCTGCCcgtgtggaaaaagtttcaaccaaaaaggaaaccttaaaatccacatgagaattcacactggagagaatcCTTTCATgtgccctcagtgtggaaagagattTTATGTAAAAGGAAATCTTAAAAagcacatgagagttcacactggagagaagccttataCCTGCACTCAGTGTGGAAGTAATTTTTCTGAAAAAGGAAGCCTTGACAGGCACaagagaattcacactggagaaaagccCTACACAtgctctcagtgtggaaagagtttcactcaaaaACAAGGCCTTAACAGCCACATGAGAATACACACTGAAAAGAAACTACACATGCCGCGACATATAGTACCTTTTGGAAACGTGAGTGTGTTGTGGCCATGA